From one Veillonellales bacterium genomic stretch:
- a CDS encoding DMT family transporter, translated as MNLTVLALLLLIGAAFFHATWNFISKKACGGAVFVWLFNVVASVLYIPVVIALLWITRSSFHWGYIIFMLGSAILHVGYFLLLNKGYKAGDLSLVYPLARGTGPLLSTLAAIFFLGEHPSFIALTGTLFIAVGVFLLLGNPAKYAESKASSAILFAVFTGVFIAGYTLWDKYAVSNMAVPPILLYWGTTVGQALLMLPYALKNRENAITQWRTNRRSIFGVAILCPLSYILVLTVMVFTPVSYAAPAREVSILIGAIMGARFLAEEDAKLRITAAIVILSGLTCLALG; from the coding sequence ATGAATTTGACCGTTCTGGCCTTACTGCTTCTTATCGGTGCAGCCTTCTTTCATGCAACATGGAATTTTATATCCAAAAAAGCCTGTGGCGGAGCTGTGTTCGTGTGGTTGTTTAATGTGGTTGCATCCGTACTGTATATCCCGGTTGTTATTGCCTTGCTATGGATTACAAGATCCTCATTCCACTGGGGGTACATCATTTTTATGCTGGGAAGTGCTATTCTTCATGTCGGATACTTCCTATTGCTAAATAAAGGATATAAAGCCGGTGACCTTTCGCTCGTTTATCCTCTGGCCCGTGGTACAGGCCCCTTGCTGTCGACACTGGCTGCCATCTTTTTTCTGGGAGAACACCCGTCTTTCATTGCATTAACAGGTACCCTGTTTATCGCAGTCGGTGTATTTCTTCTTTTAGGCAACCCGGCAAAGTATGCCGAAAGTAAAGCCTCCTCGGCTATTCTGTTTGCTGTTTTCACCGGAGTTTTTATTGCTGGCTACACCCTTTGGGATAAGTATGCAGTCAGCAATATGGCGGTTCCGCCAATACTGCTGTATTGGGGCACTACTGTCGGTCAGGCTTTGTTGATGCTGCCCTATGCCTTGAAAAACCGTGAAAACGCAATTACACAATGGCGAACCAACCGCCGCTCGATTTTTGGTGTCGCGATTTTGTGTCCGCTTTCCTACATTCTTGTTCTCACAGTTATGGTTTTTACGCCGGTGAGCTATGCCGCCCCCGCCCGAGAAGTCAGTATTTTAATCGGGGCCATCATGGGAGCCCGGTTCCTGGCGGAAGAAGACGCTAAACTTCGTATAACCGCTGCCATCGTTATTCTGTCCGGACTAACCTGCCTAGCCCTTGGTTAA